A genomic stretch from Algoriphagus halophilus includes:
- a CDS encoding sigma-54-dependent transcriptional regulator, whose translation MKQILLVEDDLTYSRIVKTFLEKNGYAVQTCIKVKDAQQIMSSNSFDLIIADFRLPDGTGMELLQWTKSKFPQTQVILITHYSDIRIAIKAMKLGAFEYITKPINPDELLATVKESLSVKGNEAPKTSSTPQKSSEPKVSKGSYVIGSSSEAEKLEKHIQLVAPTDLSVLVLGETGTGKEFVSRRIHELSTRKDGPFIAIDCGALPRELAGSELFGHVKGAFTGALEHKTGHFESANGGTIFLDEIGNLSYEVQIQLLRAIQERTIRKIGGNKEIQIDVRIIAATNDNLILQSGDGHFREDLYHRLNEFTLQAIPLRRRKEDLEDFSQQFLEESNARLNKSVSGFTPEVWEIFLAYDWPGNLRELRNIIKRAVLLTAGGLVEKDALPADLYEPSLQSTSTSMMGGASSMGNDLPSPKDYKSKWIEQEKELIQKVLNDTKFNKSKTARILNMDRKTLYSKMEKYGLD comes from the coding sequence GCTGTTCAAACCTGCATCAAGGTAAAGGATGCACAACAGATCATGAGTTCCAATAGCTTTGATTTGATCATAGCTGATTTCCGATTACCTGATGGTACAGGTATGGAATTACTCCAATGGACCAAATCAAAATTCCCGCAGACTCAGGTCATTCTCATCACCCACTATTCAGACATTCGTATTGCCATCAAAGCCATGAAGCTTGGTGCATTTGAATATATCACCAAGCCAATCAACCCAGATGAGTTGTTGGCAACCGTGAAAGAGTCTCTTTCTGTAAAGGGGAACGAAGCCCCAAAAACTTCCTCCACTCCTCAAAAAAGTTCGGAACCAAAGGTATCCAAGGGAAGCTATGTTATAGGAAGTTCCTCAGAGGCAGAAAAATTGGAAAAGCACATCCAGTTGGTCGCTCCAACCGATTTAAGCGTATTGGTATTGGGTGAAACTGGAACAGGAAAAGAGTTTGTCTCTCGAAGAATTCATGAGCTTTCCACCAGAAAAGACGGACCTTTCATCGCGATCGATTGTGGAGCCTTACCAAGAGAACTTGCAGGAAGTGAATTGTTTGGCCACGTAAAAGGTGCTTTTACAGGGGCTTTAGAACATAAAACGGGACATTTTGAGTCTGCAAATGGAGGAACCATCTTCCTGGATGAAATAGGAAACTTAAGCTATGAAGTTCAGATTCAGTTATTACGTGCCATTCAAGAAAGAACCATCCGTAAAATCGGAGGCAATAAGGAAATCCAAATAGATGTGCGAATTATTGCTGCAACCAATGACAACCTGATTCTACAATCCGGGGATGGACATTTTAGAGAAGACTTATATCATAGACTGAATGAATTTACACTTCAAGCGATCCCTCTAAGAAGAAGAAAAGAAGATTTGGAGGATTTCTCTCAGCAATTCTTAGAAGAAAGTAATGCCCGACTCAACAAATCTGTCAGTGGGTTCACTCCTGAAGTTTGGGAGATTTTCTTAGCTTATGATTGGCCTGGAAACTTAAGAGAATTAAGAAATATCATCAAAAGAGCTGTGTTGCTTACTGCAGGAGGATTAGTGGAAAAAGATGCGCTACCTGCAGACTTGTATGAACCATCACTTCAATCAACTTCCACTTCCATGATGGGTGGAGCCTCCTCCATGGGAAATGATTTACCCTCACCCAAAGATTATAAATCCAAATGGATCGAGCAGGAAAAGGAATTGATTCAAAAAGTCCTCAACGATACGAAATTCAATAAATCCAAAACCGCCAGAATCCTGAACATGGATCGTAAGACCTTGTATAGTAAAATGGAAAAGTATGGGTTGGATTAA
- a CDS encoding ATP-binding protein, whose protein sequence is MKKVNPPSKTARKVVIGFFFAAIFLIGVAGLTYYTLNRLVDTVAELAQPNQKLNLLSELQSEIFQITQIEQVDQGGDFRVQDSTMNSLNAKLIQLNEWASDTLEESNIRSIRENLIALVAGYKDLYEVKKNLADRNFTQEALRKVELGIRRRAADAETEPLITLRPRDIILDELEQQNATRQELPKNQELQVGRVSPEEISREEDKLVNYLRNLQKQNTRTNSTQPFTIDSILYNIKGVISRIYREESYQRQKLATLEADLSQKQSEIVGTIQELLVTLQRRTIEESNDQNNAAYGLANDVTYFLVLVVVLAVLASALLVYSILKEIRLNRTYQENLLISQQKAEQLAKSKQEFLANMSHEIRNPLHVIQGYQSVLEKSELDSAQQSYLRMIGFASQTLMEIVDDVLDFSKLEAGKLKLEYTAFDPVRLFSALQKFYELQATEKKLGFYWSLKLPEDKWLEGDQLRLKQILNNLLSNAFKFTQEGSIHVAVEWSENQLVVEIRDTGIGMSKEVLEKVFLEFDQADNSISRKFGGTGLGLAIVHRLVMLMNGEIDTQSEEGVGTNIKISLPMETTPAQEPEVDQEELNYIDLEGKNVLLVDDDKVGLRYLETIFSYFGANVIAYPGGATFRDEFEEIDIDLAIIDIQMPEFSGFDVVKSLRSIAAYQTLPILAMTANVFVEEKEKMMREGFNELLFKPFQERALVACLSRVFPDRATKGQPINPEPNADKHDHFDLKDMRRFCMGDEDLLMDILKDLIKDTQNDMTKLKKARLNDRWDQVLEICHQLGSRLGQIKSPSGELARKVENSLKLGTHNGMEDVLNLLDIEVKNLLAALSDLVYAPESYS, encoded by the coding sequence ATGAAAAAAGTCAATCCTCCTTCCAAGACCGCCAGAAAAGTCGTGATCGGATTTTTCTTTGCTGCCATCTTTTTGATTGGTGTGGCAGGACTGACTTATTATACCCTAAATCGTCTGGTAGATACGGTGGCAGAATTGGCTCAGCCCAACCAGAAATTAAATTTACTGAGTGAGCTACAGTCGGAGATTTTTCAGATTACCCAAATCGAACAGGTAGACCAAGGAGGAGATTTTAGGGTGCAGGATTCTACTATGAATTCCCTGAATGCCAAACTCATTCAGTTAAATGAATGGGCTTCCGATACCTTGGAGGAATCCAATATTAGAAGTATCCGAGAAAATTTAATTGCCTTGGTGGCTGGGTACAAAGACCTCTATGAGGTAAAAAAGAATCTTGCCGATCGGAATTTTACCCAGGAAGCACTTCGTAAGGTAGAATTGGGTATTCGGAGGAGAGCAGCTGATGCAGAGACAGAGCCCTTGATCACACTTCGTCCAAGAGATATCATCCTAGATGAATTGGAACAGCAAAACGCGACCCGACAAGAGCTTCCCAAAAATCAGGAGTTGCAAGTGGGTAGGGTATCGCCGGAGGAAATTTCCCGAGAGGAAGACAAACTGGTAAACTACCTTCGAAATCTTCAAAAGCAGAATACCCGCACCAATTCCACCCAACCATTTACCATTGATAGCATCCTTTACAATATCAAAGGAGTTATTAGCAGGATATATAGAGAAGAATCTTACCAAAGACAAAAGTTGGCCACGCTGGAGGCAGATCTTTCTCAAAAGCAAAGTGAGATTGTTGGAACCATTCAGGAATTGCTGGTCACCTTACAAAGAAGGACGATCGAAGAATCCAATGACCAGAACAATGCTGCTTATGGGCTTGCCAATGATGTGACTTATTTTTTAGTGTTGGTGGTAGTTCTGGCAGTGTTGGCTTCTGCATTATTGGTGTATTCGATATTGAAAGAGATTCGACTCAATAGAACATACCAAGAAAACCTATTGATTTCCCAGCAAAAGGCAGAACAGTTGGCTAAATCCAAGCAGGAATTTTTGGCAAATATGAGTCATGAGATCCGTAATCCTTTGCATGTGATCCAAGGATATCAATCTGTATTGGAAAAATCAGAATTAGATTCCGCCCAGCAGTCTTATTTGAGAATGATCGGTTTTGCTTCCCAGACATTGATGGAAATTGTGGACGATGTCCTCGATTTTTCTAAGCTGGAGGCAGGAAAGCTAAAACTGGAATACACGGCTTTTGACCCAGTACGATTATTTAGTGCCCTTCAAAAATTCTATGAGCTTCAAGCAACAGAGAAAAAGCTGGGCTTTTATTGGTCCTTAAAGCTTCCTGAAGATAAATGGTTAGAGGGAGATCAACTTCGATTGAAGCAAATCCTGAACAACCTCTTGTCAAATGCCTTTAAATTTACCCAAGAAGGTTCGATTCATGTGGCTGTAGAATGGTCAGAAAATCAGCTAGTTGTGGAGATAAGGGACACTGGGATAGGGATGAGTAAAGAGGTGCTGGAAAAAGTCTTCTTAGAGTTTGATCAGGCGGATAACTCGATTTCCAGAAAATTTGGGGGTACTGGACTTGGGTTGGCAATCGTACATCGATTGGTGATGTTGATGAATGGTGAAATTGATACCCAGAGTGAAGAGGGAGTTGGAACCAATATCAAGATCTCTTTGCCAATGGAAACTACCCCAGCTCAAGAACCTGAAGTTGACCAGGAAGAACTCAATTACATTGACTTGGAAGGGAAAAATGTATTATTGGTTGATGATGATAAAGTGGGGCTTCGGTATTTGGAGACCATCTTTTCCTACTTTGGTGCCAATGTGATCGCCTATCCTGGAGGAGCCACTTTTAGAGATGAATTTGAAGAGATTGATATTGATTTGGCGATCATTGATATTCAGATGCCAGAATTTTCTGGATTTGATGTTGTGAAATCCTTAAGATCCATTGCTGCTTATCAAACACTTCCAATTTTAGCCATGACAGCCAATGTTTTTGTGGAGGAAAAGGAAAAAATGATGAGAGAGGGGTTCAATGAGCTCTTATTCAAACCATTCCAAGAAAGAGCATTGGTGGCTTGTTTAAGTAGAGTATTCCCAGACCGGGCTACCAAAGGACAGCCCATCAATCCGGAACCGAATGCTGATAAGCATGATCATTTTGACTTAAAAGATATGAGAAGGTTCTGCATGGGAGATGAGGACCTCTTGATGGATATTTTGAAGGATTTGATCAAGGATACTCAAAATGACATGACCAAACTGAAGAAGGCAAGGCTAAATGATCGTTGGGATCAGGTTTTGGAAATATGCCATCAGTTAGGAAGCAGGCTTGGACAAATTAAAAGCCCAAGTGGGGAATTAGCCAGGAAGGTAGAGAATAGCCTGAAGTTGGGTACCCATAACGGGATGGAAGATGTCCTTAATCTCTTGGATATTGAAGTGAAAAACCTATTGGCAGCTCTCTCAGATCTGGTGTATGCCCCAGAGAGCTACTCTTAA
- a CDS encoding DsrE family protein: protein MNLLLRAALFSAALLLITQVSFAQSEAQFPLVKGFGGIYEVPDATERPDPGLDYKIIVDLSTGAENPKEISRWVDNIARLMNLHGLAGVKQEQMHVKVVIHGGAIFTATTDENYQSRYQVENPNLKVYQALKDAGVEFYVCGQSMRARGLTKKDIWPGIEIAHSALTTLTTYVPQGYTMLKF, encoded by the coding sequence ATGAATCTACTATTGAGAGCAGCTCTTTTCTCAGCTGCGCTTTTGCTAATTACCCAAGTTTCATTTGCCCAATCAGAAGCACAATTTCCTTTAGTCAAAGGTTTTGGAGGGATTTATGAAGTTCCTGATGCGACGGAACGTCCGGATCCAGGTTTGGATTACAAAATCATTGTAGACTTATCAACTGGGGCGGAAAACCCTAAAGAAATCAGTAGATGGGTGGATAATATTGCTCGTTTAATGAATCTACATGGTTTGGCAGGTGTGAAGCAAGAACAGATGCATGTGAAAGTTGTGATTCATGGAGGAGCAATCTTTACTGCAACTACGGATGAAAACTATCAGTCTCGGTATCAGGTAGAAAATCCTAACCTCAAAGTATACCAAGCATTAAAGGATGCAGGCGTAGAATTCTATGTATGTGGACAGTCCATGAGAGCCCGTGGGCTTACCAAAAAGGATATTTGGCCAGGGATAGAAATAGCCCATTCAGCCTTGACCACTCTTACTACCTATGTCCCTCAGGGATATACAATGCTCAAATTTTAA
- a CDS encoding bifunctional 5,10-methylenetetrahydrofolate dehydrogenase/5,10-methenyltetrahydrofolate cyclohydrolase, translated as MATIIDGKLTSSQIKSEIAARVSEIKAEGGKTPHLAAILVGTDGASQTYVGAKVKACEECGFDSTLVRLEDTVSEEELLKVVEDINENPSIDGLIVQLPLPKHISVEKVTDKIKPEKDVDGFTPANVGRMALNWPAYVAATPYGIIELLKRYEIETSGKNCVVIGRSHIVGSPMSILMARNGYPGNATVTLTHSRTKNLEEIAKSADILIVALGKPHFVTADMVKPGAVVIDVGIHRIEDSSKKSGFRLVGDVKFDEVSEIASAITPVPGGVGPMTIASLLYNTLLAAEKKVYG; from the coding sequence ATGGCCACAATTATTGACGGAAAACTAACCTCCTCACAAATCAAATCCGAAATTGCTGCTCGCGTAAGTGAAATCAAGGCCGAGGGAGGAAAGACCCCTCATTTGGCTGCGATCCTGGTAGGAACTGATGGCGCTAGCCAAACCTATGTAGGAGCGAAAGTAAAAGCTTGTGAAGAGTGTGGTTTCGATTCTACTCTGGTTCGTTTGGAAGATACGGTATCTGAAGAAGAACTTTTGAAAGTAGTGGAGGATATCAATGAAAACCCCTCCATTGATGGATTGATAGTACAATTGCCTTTGCCGAAACATATCTCTGTGGAGAAGGTGACTGATAAAATCAAACCTGAGAAAGATGTAGATGGGTTTACACCAGCCAACGTAGGTAGAATGGCTTTGAATTGGCCTGCTTATGTAGCGGCTACTCCTTATGGGATCATTGAGTTATTGAAAAGATATGAGATCGAGACTTCCGGTAAGAATTGTGTGGTGATCGGAAGAAGCCATATTGTAGGTAGCCCTATGAGTATTTTGATGGCTAGAAACGGATACCCTGGCAATGCAACTGTCACGTTGACTCACAGCCGCACCAAGAATCTGGAAGAGATTGCGAAGTCTGCTGATATTTTGATTGTTGCCTTGGGAAAACCTCATTTTGTTACTGCTGATATGGTGAAGCCAGGGGCAGTAGTCATTGACGTGGGAATCCATAGAATTGAAGATAGCAGCAAGAAATCAGGATTCAGGTTGGTAGGAGATGTGAAGTTTGATGAGGTATCCGAGATCGCTTCCGCAATTACTCCAGTTCCTGGAGGGGTCGGCCCGATGACCATTGCTTCTTTGCTTTACAATACCTTATTGGCAGCCGAGAAGAAAGTTTACGGGTAA
- the lepA gene encoding translation elongation factor 4, translating into MDMQKIRNFCIIAHIDHGKSTLADRLLQETQTVADRDMQNQLLDNMDLERERGITIKSHAIQMRYTHEGEVYTLNLIDTPGHVDFSYEVSRSIAACEGALLIVDASQGIEAQTISNLYLALGHDLEIIPVLNKIDLPGADPEAVADEVIDLIGCDREDIILASGKTGIGIDDILKAVVTRIPAPKGDPEAPLQAMIFDSVYNPFRGVEVIFRIFNGTFSKGDKIKFVNTGREYEADEIGILGLNQIPQQTMSAGNVGYLISGVKVAKEIKVGDTITHIKRPCEKAIQGFENVKPMVFAGIYPVDTTDYEELRASMEKLQLNDASLVWEPETSAALGFGFRCGFLGMLHMEIIQERLEREFDMTVITTVPSVQFKALMTDDSYKLINAPSDMPDPTRMKHIEEPYVKASIITASEYVGSVITLCMEKRGQIKNQVYLTADRVELTFDMPLAEIVFDFFDKLKTISRGYASLDYELIGYKVSHMVRLDVMLNGEPVDALSAVVHRDKAYEWGKRLCEKLKELVPRQMFEIAIQAAIGTKIIARETVKALRKNVLAKCYGGDISRKRKLLEKQKKGKKRMRQVGNVEVPQEAFMAVLKLD; encoded by the coding sequence ATGGATATGCAAAAAATTAGAAATTTCTGTATCATCGCCCATATTGATCATGGGAAGAGTACACTGGCGGATAGGTTACTGCAGGAAACCCAGACGGTCGCAGATCGGGATATGCAGAATCAGTTGTTGGACAACATGGATTTGGAGCGTGAGCGAGGGATCACCATTAAGTCTCATGCGATTCAAATGAGATATACTCATGAGGGAGAAGTGTATACACTCAACCTGATAGATACTCCGGGCCATGTGGATTTTTCCTATGAGGTTTCCCGTTCCATAGCAGCTTGCGAAGGAGCCCTGTTGATTGTGGATGCTTCACAAGGTATCGAAGCCCAAACAATTTCCAATTTGTATTTGGCTTTGGGACATGACCTAGAAATTATTCCTGTCCTTAATAAGATTGACCTTCCAGGAGCAGATCCCGAGGCAGTGGCGGATGAGGTGATTGATTTGATAGGTTGTGACCGAGAAGATATCATTCTGGCGTCTGGAAAAACCGGGATCGGGATAGATGATATCCTCAAAGCAGTGGTTACTAGAATCCCTGCACCTAAAGGAGACCCAGAAGCGCCTTTACAGGCGATGATCTTTGACTCAGTATACAACCCTTTCCGAGGCGTTGAAGTAATCTTCCGAATTTTCAATGGTACTTTCTCCAAAGGAGATAAAATCAAATTTGTGAATACAGGCAGAGAATATGAGGCGGATGAAATCGGAATCTTAGGTTTGAATCAAATACCACAGCAAACCATGAGTGCAGGTAATGTAGGTTACTTGATCTCAGGGGTAAAAGTGGCAAAAGAGATTAAAGTAGGGGATACAATAACCCACATTAAGAGACCTTGTGAAAAAGCAATCCAAGGGTTTGAAAATGTGAAACCCATGGTGTTTGCAGGTATTTATCCTGTAGATACCACTGATTATGAAGAACTCAGAGCTTCCATGGAAAAGCTTCAACTCAATGATGCTTCTTTGGTTTGGGAACCTGAAACTTCCGCGGCATTGGGCTTTGGATTCCGTTGTGGATTCCTTGGAATGCTTCATATGGAGATCATTCAGGAGCGATTGGAGCGTGAATTTGATATGACCGTGATTACCACGGTTCCATCTGTGCAGTTCAAAGCTTTGATGACCGATGATTCCTACAAATTGATCAATGCACCTTCTGATATGCCTGATCCAACCCGGATGAAACATATCGAGGAGCCTTATGTGAAAGCTTCGATTATTACAGCCTCCGAATATGTGGGGTCCGTGATTACTCTTTGTATGGAGAAGCGAGGCCAGATCAAAAACCAAGTTTATTTGACAGCAGATCGAGTGGAATTGACATTCGATATGCCTTTGGCAGAGATTGTCTTCGACTTCTTTGATAAATTAAAAACCATTTCTAGAGGATATGCCTCTTTGGATTATGAATTGATCGGCTATAAGGTTTCTCATATGGTGAGGTTGGATGTGATGTTGAATGGAGAACCAGTAGATGCGCTTTCAGCGGTGGTTCATAGGGATAAAGCTTATGAATGGGGAAAGAGACTTTGCGAGAAGTTGAAAGAACTGGTGCCAAGACAAATGTTTGAGATTGCGATTCAGGCAGCTATTGGAACCAAGATCATTGCTCGTGAAACGGTCAAGGCATTACGTAAAAACGTGTTGGCGAAATGTTATGGTGGTGATATTTCCCGTAAGCGTAAATTGTTGGAAAAGCAGAAGAAAGGTAAAAAGAGAATGAGGCAAGTCGGAAACGTAGAAGTGCCTCAGGAAGCGTTTATGGCGGTATTGAAACTCGATTAG
- a CDS encoding efflux RND transporter periplasmic adaptor subunit → MNYLSINTYRLKSFAVILGCLTASFGFYGCEETEVKEEGIPLPVLTLKEEPAAISYKYLGSIEGVENVQIRPQVEGILEEIYVDEGQYVNKGDALFKINSQPYMEDLKNALANVELEKARLRKAKTEIDRLRPLIENEVISEVRMETTIADYEVAQSSLAKAEAEAANMRINMEFTTIKAPVDGLMGRIPKSIGNVVKKSDDTPLTVLSNVSEIYVYFSMSESDYLYFERMKKDSTSKKMNPDVKLVLADGSVYDKVGTIDANSGQINRSTGSITLRAHFENPDTLLRTGNTGKILMEQIYPNAILVPQSATTSIQNKRFIYVLNEDNTVSRKEITIEGRSGNDFIVSGDLLKANDRIVTAGLDKLSEGVLIKPLEQGQLLTQN, encoded by the coding sequence ATGAACTATTTATCTATCAACACATACAGGCTTAAATCTTTCGCCGTCATCCTTGGCTGTCTTACAGCAAGTTTCGGGTTTTACGGTTGCGAGGAAACTGAGGTAAAAGAGGAAGGAATCCCTTTACCTGTACTTACCTTGAAAGAGGAACCAGCAGCTATTTCCTATAAATATCTAGGTTCCATTGAAGGAGTTGAAAATGTTCAAATAAGACCCCAAGTTGAAGGAATATTGGAAGAAATCTATGTGGATGAAGGCCAATACGTCAATAAAGGAGATGCATTGTTCAAAATCAATAGTCAACCATATATGGAGGACTTAAAAAATGCGCTTGCCAATGTAGAGCTTGAAAAAGCAAGACTACGGAAAGCAAAAACCGAAATTGACAGATTACGTCCACTAATCGAAAATGAAGTGATCTCAGAAGTTCGAATGGAGACTACTATTGCTGATTATGAGGTAGCGCAATCTTCCTTGGCGAAAGCAGAAGCAGAGGCCGCTAACATGCGAATCAATATGGAGTTTACCACGATCAAAGCTCCTGTGGATGGTTTGATGGGGAGAATTCCAAAATCGATAGGTAACGTAGTTAAAAAATCAGATGACACGCCATTGACTGTCCTATCCAATGTGAGTGAGATCTATGTGTATTTTTCAATGAGTGAGTCTGATTACCTCTACTTTGAACGAATGAAAAAGGACTCCACTTCCAAAAAAATGAATCCAGACGTGAAGCTGGTCTTAGCTGATGGTAGTGTGTATGATAAAGTGGGAACAATAGATGCCAATTCAGGTCAAATCAACCGATCAACTGGTTCTATTACTTTACGTGCCCATTTTGAAAATCCTGACACCTTATTGAGAACTGGTAATACTGGCAAAATCCTGATGGAACAGATTTATCCTAACGCGATATTGGTTCCTCAATCTGCAACTACTTCCATTCAAAACAAACGGTTTATCTATGTATTGAATGAAGACAATACTGTTTCTAGAAAAGAAATTACGATTGAAGGCAGATCTGGAAATGATTTTATCGTAAGCGGAGATCTTTTGAAAGCAAATGACCGAATCGTTACGGCAGGACTCGATAAACTCAGTGAAGGCGTTCTTATAAAACCTTTGGAACAAGGACAATTACTTACACAAAATTAA